The window ATCTACcgccttctcccttctcccaccTAAATCGGGATGTCTGGGTGCAGTGATGTAGAAATGTCtgcatgtctgtgtgtccctcccAGCCACTccctggatggggctgtgcttgcTCTGGCCAAGGGCACAGGCTGAGGGTGGGCACCTGTCCCTGGAGATATGTAGCCAGTACCCAGTCTCTGGTGCTCTGGTCAACAAAGAAGGGGTGAGAAACTGTCCCAAAGTAGAAGGTACTCAGAAGTGGAATTCTGCTATGATGATGGCACACTGACCTGGTGAGTCACTCAGCTCCCATTCTTGTGTGCACCTTGGGAGCAGTCTGGAGGTCAGCTAGACCTATGGGACCTCCAGCAGCACTCTGACAAAAGCAAGTACAAGCAGGGTGAAGCACAGTGGGGAGAGCGGGACACAAAGCTCATCCCTGGCCTGCTGCACATTGGTGTGGAGGGTGGAGACCATGTCCAGATGAATCTGTAATGCTCCTGCCCCAGAgtgggatgctgcagcagctctgcagactgCAGGGCCCCCATGGGGGCTGTGTTGAggcagctgagggctctggcAGAGGTCTAGAGACAGGAAAAGACCCTGTTGGCACAGActcccctccttcccactgcCATGCAGGCCCCAGAGTGGCCAGACAGGGAGGAGTGGAGGGTCTCAGGCAGGGAATTGCTTCAGCCAGGCACAGAGGCCTTCGTGACTactctctggggctgctccttgGGTCCATTGCCCTGCCACAAGTGTGATTGTCTCGGCTGGAATGtagggaagcagagctgctaAGCTCGGGGCCGGTTTCCCAATAGCACCACTACAGCCAGGCCCTTGAGGGGAAGTAGCTGAAGGACACCTCACTGGGAACTTCCTCCCTGTTTCTCAGGAATGTTGCCTAAATGCTGACCTTTGCCCTTGGACCTCAGGCCCTTGCCTGAGCCGGGTCAGCCATTTCTGTGATGGTGGAAATCCGGTCCAAGCCAGGATCTCCTCCCCTGACCTGCCTCATCGCTGTAGGATTTTCCAGTGTTCATCTGGTCACTGTCCCTGCTTTGCTCCCATTTGCCACTGGCCTGTCCTGTGCTGGATAGGGCAGTGCCCTCCCAGCTCAGTTCCTGGTCAGCTGTCCTatgacagctcctgctgctctctgacagTGAGTCGTGTGGAGTGCACAACTCTGCTCATGCTGAGcataaagaaaggattttcaggTGACACCTGAACTCCTttgcagagaaagcagagaagatCCAAACTGATCCTTCCACTTGCTCAACAGCGAAGCTTGCTAAACAAGACAAAAATACTGGCTACTTCTTGCCTCCCTACCTCAAATTCCCTATAAAATTTGGTCTCAGCATGATAGAGGCTGAAGAATGGAAGATAGGACAGGTTACACTAGGGAAAATGCCCAGAGACAGTATGGTCTAGCTAAAGAAAGCACACACAAGGCCTTGGGAATAAACTTTATTGCCACCACAAGGATGTGGTCTGTGTTTGTTGTCTGAGGGCTCTTCAGCTCTCCAGTCACACACCTCACTTGCATCAGATGAGCTTTGGGCGCtctgctttgtgctgtgctctggcctgggctggagggatggGCTGTTGGGAAGGCGATGGGTCCACGGTAGAGAGAGTGTCCTCAGTGGCACAGCTCTCTATTCCACCTTGGGATGTGGGTGGGTTTGCAACAGGCCCTTGAAAGTTCTTGTTGAGGGATGGTGCAGGCCCAGGTTGACTAATCCGCTCTAATACTGAGTCAGCAATCCGATTTGACATGGTCCTTATATCCAAAGTGTTGGCTAAGGCTGTTGACTTTAggctcctttttctttccaagttcTCCTTCACCATTGCACAATCTTCAGGCTCCATGGTTTTGGCACACCCGGCAGGGGCAGGCCACATTGCTTTCAGGCTCTGCTGTTCAGATGCTCTGGGAAATCCTTGTCCAGCTTCCATGCCCTGCCTTGGACATGTTTGGGATGACTGCACTTGTCTGTTGGAGACATTTCCCCCAGGAAGCTCCAGGATTTCAGTGTACTCACAGCCAGTGTCTTGTTCAAACTGAGAAGTTACAGAGGATTCCAAGGTATAGTGAACACTCTCAACAACTTCTCTGGTGAGTGTGTCAAGGGAGGTCTTTGAAAGTACTCTGTCTGCAGTGTCCTTGGATTTGTCTGCTTGGGTGGCTCTTCCAGCAAGAGGCAGGTCCTCCCACTTGGCTGCAACCCCTGCCTCAGCAGCTTTGGATGTGCTGGATGCCAGACGGTCCCCCAAGATCTCCAACACTGTTGCTACAAGCTCTTTCGCCATCACTTCCATTTTCTGATGGTGATCTAGAGAAGTATCCAAAAGTTCTGCTCTCATGCAGCCTAAAAGTCTTCCTCTGATTCCCCGGGCAACCCTCTGTAAAAAGCTGACATGCTGATCCCTAGGAATCTTCAACCTCTCCAACACTCTGTACACCACAGTCTCAACCAGCTCTTCAAGCTTCTTGGCTTCTGCTGCAGTTAGTTGCTTAAACACAGCATTCAAGAGGCCATTGTCAGTGCCATCTGGCTTCCTCTGGGaatcagcagcagtgctggtatCCTTctggcccagctcagctctggggtaAGTTTGGCCCttgttcagagctgctctccctttTCTGCATCCCCATAATTTTTGGCTCTTGGGTAGGCTGGAAGGCTTTTGAGGCTGCAGCTTCCCCTGACAGGAAGTGTTGGTGATTCTTGGCAGGCTGGGGCCATGCTTTAATTGGGCCCAGGatggcagaagggaaaaaaaagtgaaaagtgaaaaaaaaaaaagtgacaccTTCCTGAAAAGTGACATCAGGTTGTGGGTCATGTTGCTCGGCCCCTGCATGCTGAGGATTCCTAAGGGCCCAGGCTGGACCTCTGCTTCAGCCAGGCCATGAGGACAGGGGAGAAGGGCTTCCCTCAGCACGGTGTGTGCCTGCACGTGGCCCTGCTGCCCgtgcccagctcagtgccctgtgctggctcagctcccagccGTGGAGTCCTTTCCCCACCACAGCGCCCGGCCCAGCAGCACCGCCCTGCACAGTCCCATGCCCCTGAACACAACGCTTTGCCTACTTCTTGCTGCCCCAAGATCTGCTCTGACTGTAGCTTGATCCTGGTCAGGTACTGCCTGTACTCGTTGAACTCCTTCACAGTGCAAATCACCTATGGAGGGACAAGGGCAGAATGCCCCAAAAACTGTCAAGCCATGCAGTCGGCCTTCCCCACAACAGCCTGAGCCcagtgggagaggagctgccccCAAGCCTTCCCCCCATACCCTGGTGTTGGGGCCActgctgtgcccccagccagggctgaacaGGCAGCGTGGGACAGGCTGAGAAGGGCAGGACTGGGGCTTGCCAGGGGGATGTTGGCGCTGCttctgctcccagggacaccaacgcacagccctgtcctctggcagcagcagctgcagcaagggcTGTGGGAGCCCTGCTTGAAGAGGGCTGCTCTTGATCAGCCTGATGTCCAAACCTACCTTGTTTTCTCTGGTGACAAAGCCCTGTTTCTTCAGCAAATGCAGCACGTCCTTGCGCTTGTGGTAGTCCTGAAGGACAGGGTCATGCAGGCAGTTGTATGCTGGGCTGAGGTGGTGGCAGTAGGGATCATCCAGAGTGAAATAAGGAAACGGCCGGTGGAGCTGTAAGAGTTTCCAGAGTATGAaggaggcaggagagtggaGCGAAGAGGTACCACATGGTACCTGTGAAAAGGTAAAGGTCTTCTCCATCCTTCTGTACGCACAGAGACCTGCACAGACAGActacagggctgggctgtgatgGGTTAAGGGAGAAAAGACAAACTGCACAGCAACTCCACCAGCAAATAGGTATCTTAGGCCACCAGGAAGAACTGCAGACCCATCTGCAAATTAACCTTCAAAGG of the Molothrus aeneus isolate 106 chromosome 17, BPBGC_Maene_1.0, whole genome shotgun sequence genome contains:
- the FSIP2 gene encoding fibrous sheath-interacting protein 2; this translates as MDPELLNLPLAVKIPVAPGSKPVFCRGKLGEKLHRPFPYFTLDDPYCHHLSPAYNCLHDPVLQDYHKRKDVLHLLKKQGFVTRENKHGPSLPRITNTSCQGKLQPQKPSSLPKSQKLWGCRKGRAALNKGQTYPRAELGQKDTSTAADSQRKPDGTDNGLLNAVFKQLTAAEAKKLEELVETVVYRVLERLKIPRDQHVSFLQRVARGIRGRLLGCMRAELLDTSLDHHQKMEVMAKELVATVLEILGDRLASSTSKAAEAGVAAKWEDLPLAGRATQADKSKDTADRVLSKTSLDTLTREVVESVHYTLESSVTSQFEQDTGCEYTEILELPGGNVSNRQVQSSQTCPRQGMEAGQGFPRASEQQSLKAMWPAPAGCAKTMEPEDCAMVKENLERKRSLKSTALANTLDIRTMSNRIADSVLERISQPGPAPSLNKNFQGPVANPPTSQGGIESCATEDTLSTVDPSPSQQPIPPAQARAQHKAERPKLI